Proteins encoded within one genomic window of Brassica rapa cultivar Chiifu-401-42 chromosome A09, CAAS_Brap_v3.01, whole genome shotgun sequence:
- the LOC103838823 gene encoding F-box protein FBW2 isoform X2: MRMEEDCKLRNWDELIPDALGLIFSHLPLQEVLTVVPRVCKAWNRAVTGPYCWQEIDIELWSNRCHQSDHLDRMLQVLINRSSGSLRKLSVTGLQNDSIFSFIAQHAGSLKTLKVPRSCLSNPGVVNVAEKLSSLTFLDLSYCCKVGPEAIQAIGKHCKSLTEFSRNMHPLDVASVVSHDDEAYAIASTMPKLKRLEIAYHRVSTEGVLKILSSCIFLEFLELRGCWDVQLDNKFFKEKFPDMKVLGPRVIGFYDMINDWEDCCSDYFSDGSDYLAWEFLEDGEMGEFYDDEFEHGWDDNFYADRFNIDLEPHIWPPSP; this comes from the exons ATGAG gatGGAAGAAGATTGCAAGTTGCGAAACTGGGATGAGCTTATCCCTGACGCTCTTGGCTTAATATTTAGCCACTTACCTCTTCAAGAGGTCCTAACAGTTGTGCCTAGGGTTTGCAAAGCATGGAACAGAGCTGTAACTGGACCTTATTGCTGGCAAGAGATAGACATTGAGCTGTGGAGTAACCGTTGCCACCAGTCCGATCATCTCGATCGAATGCTTCAGGTGTTGATCAATAGAAGCTCTGGCTCTTTGCGGAAACTCTCTGTCACTGGCCTTCAAAATGACTCTATCTTCTCCTTCATTGCACAACA tGCTGGTTCACTTAAAACCTTGAAGGTGCCGAGAAGCTGTCTGAGCAATCCAGGGGTTGTAAACGTGGCCGAAAAGCTTTCATCTCTCACTTTCTTGGACTTGAGCTATTGCTGCAAAGTAGGCCCAGAGGCGATACAAGCCATAGGCAAACACTGTAAATCCCTCACAGAGTTCTCCAGAAACATGCATCCTTTGGACGTAGCGAGTGTCGTCTCTCACGACGATGAAGCTTATGCGATTGCCAGCACAATGCCGAAGCTGAAGCGGTTAGAAATTGCGTACCACCGAGTCAGCACAGAAGGAGTGCTCAAAATCTTATCCTCTTGCATTTTTCTTGAGTTCTTGGAACTTAGAGGCTGTTGGGACGTGCAACTCGACAACAAGTTCTTCAAAGAGAAATTTCCAGATATGAAGGTGTTGGGTCCACGCGTGATTGGATTCTATGACATGATAAACGATTGGGAGGATTGCTGTTCGGATTATTTCTCAGATGGATCTGATTACTTGGCATGGGAGTTTCTTGAGGATGGTGAAATGGGAGAGTTTTATGATGATGAGTTTGAGCATGGTTGGGACGATAACTTTTATGCGGATAGATTTAATATCGACTTGGAACCGCATATTTGGCCGCCATCTCCATGA
- the LOC103838825 gene encoding putative nuclease HARBI1 — protein sequence MDGTHVCVKVPPELQGMYWNRHDNASLNIMAICDLNMLFTYIWNGVPGSCHDTAVLTMAQESDPEFLLPPMENYYVVDSGYPNRQGFSAPYKSSRNNVVRYHMSQFNYGPAPRNKEELFNQYHASLRSVIERTFGVWKKKWRILCDFPIYSINIQQRVVMATMGLHNFIKISNFSDADFAEVMAET from the coding sequence ATGGATGGGACTCATGTTTGCGTAAAAGTACCACCAGAATTACAAGGAATGTACTGGAATCGACACGATAATGCATCGTTGAATATTATGGCAATTTGTGATCTAAATATGCTATTCACATATATATGGAATGGAGTACCGGGATCTTGTCATGATACAGCCGTTCTCACAATGGCACAAGAAAGCGATCCTGAATTTCTTTTGCCTCCAATGGAAAACTATTATGTCGTTGACTCAGGTTATCCAAATAGGCAAGGATTTTCGGCTCCATATAAGTCATCACGAAACAACGTTGTCAGATATCATATGTCACAGTTCAACTATGGTCCTGCTCCACGGAATAAAGAAGAATTATTTAATCAATATCATGCGTCTCTACGTTCAGTTATCGAGAGAACTTTTGGAGTTTGGAAGAAAAAATGGAGGATTCTTTGTGATTTTCCAATATATAGTATCAACATACAGCAGAGAGTGGTCATGGCTACAATGGGATTGcataattttataaagattTCAAACTTTTCAGATGCAGATTTTGCTGAAGTTATGGCAGAAACATGA
- the LOC103838823 gene encoding F-box protein FBW2 isoform X1, translating into MLSLLRSLLSDLSTVEATGMEEDCKLRNWDELIPDALGLIFSHLPLQEVLTVVPRVCKAWNRAVTGPYCWQEIDIELWSNRCHQSDHLDRMLQVLINRSSGSLRKLSVTGLQNDSIFSFIAQHAGSLKTLKVPRSCLSNPGVVNVAEKLSSLTFLDLSYCCKVGPEAIQAIGKHCKSLTEFSRNMHPLDVASVVSHDDEAYAIASTMPKLKRLEIAYHRVSTEGVLKILSSCIFLEFLELRGCWDVQLDNKFFKEKFPDMKVLGPRVIGFYDMINDWEDCCSDYFSDGSDYLAWEFLEDGEMGEFYDDEFEHGWDDNFYADRFNIDLEPHIWPPSP; encoded by the exons ATGCTTTCTTTGCTTAG ATCTCTGTTATCTGATCTTTCTACAGTGGAAGCTACTGG gatGGAAGAAGATTGCAAGTTGCGAAACTGGGATGAGCTTATCCCTGACGCTCTTGGCTTAATATTTAGCCACTTACCTCTTCAAGAGGTCCTAACAGTTGTGCCTAGGGTTTGCAAAGCATGGAACAGAGCTGTAACTGGACCTTATTGCTGGCAAGAGATAGACATTGAGCTGTGGAGTAACCGTTGCCACCAGTCCGATCATCTCGATCGAATGCTTCAGGTGTTGATCAATAGAAGCTCTGGCTCTTTGCGGAAACTCTCTGTCACTGGCCTTCAAAATGACTCTATCTTCTCCTTCATTGCACAACA tGCTGGTTCACTTAAAACCTTGAAGGTGCCGAGAAGCTGTCTGAGCAATCCAGGGGTTGTAAACGTGGCCGAAAAGCTTTCATCTCTCACTTTCTTGGACTTGAGCTATTGCTGCAAAGTAGGCCCAGAGGCGATACAAGCCATAGGCAAACACTGTAAATCCCTCACAGAGTTCTCCAGAAACATGCATCCTTTGGACGTAGCGAGTGTCGTCTCTCACGACGATGAAGCTTATGCGATTGCCAGCACAATGCCGAAGCTGAAGCGGTTAGAAATTGCGTACCACCGAGTCAGCACAGAAGGAGTGCTCAAAATCTTATCCTCTTGCATTTTTCTTGAGTTCTTGGAACTTAGAGGCTGTTGGGACGTGCAACTCGACAACAAGTTCTTCAAAGAGAAATTTCCAGATATGAAGGTGTTGGGTCCACGCGTGATTGGATTCTATGACATGATAAACGATTGGGAGGATTGCTGTTCGGATTATTTCTCAGATGGATCTGATTACTTGGCATGGGAGTTTCTTGAGGATGGTGAAATGGGAGAGTTTTATGATGATGAGTTTGAGCATGGTTGGGACGATAACTTTTATGCGGATAGATTTAATATCGACTTGGAACCGCATATTTGGCCGCCATCTCCATGA
- the LOC103838823 gene encoding F-box protein FBW2 isoform X3 → MEEDCKLRNWDELIPDALGLIFSHLPLQEVLTVVPRVCKAWNRAVTGPYCWQEIDIELWSNRCHQSDHLDRMLQVLINRSSGSLRKLSVTGLQNDSIFSFIAQHAGSLKTLKVPRSCLSNPGVVNVAEKLSSLTFLDLSYCCKVGPEAIQAIGKHCKSLTEFSRNMHPLDVASVVSHDDEAYAIASTMPKLKRLEIAYHRVSTEGVLKILSSCIFLEFLELRGCWDVQLDNKFFKEKFPDMKVLGPRVIGFYDMINDWEDCCSDYFSDGSDYLAWEFLEDGEMGEFYDDEFEHGWDDNFYADRFNIDLEPHIWPPSP, encoded by the exons atGGAAGAAGATTGCAAGTTGCGAAACTGGGATGAGCTTATCCCTGACGCTCTTGGCTTAATATTTAGCCACTTACCTCTTCAAGAGGTCCTAACAGTTGTGCCTAGGGTTTGCAAAGCATGGAACAGAGCTGTAACTGGACCTTATTGCTGGCAAGAGATAGACATTGAGCTGTGGAGTAACCGTTGCCACCAGTCCGATCATCTCGATCGAATGCTTCAGGTGTTGATCAATAGAAGCTCTGGCTCTTTGCGGAAACTCTCTGTCACTGGCCTTCAAAATGACTCTATCTTCTCCTTCATTGCACAACA tGCTGGTTCACTTAAAACCTTGAAGGTGCCGAGAAGCTGTCTGAGCAATCCAGGGGTTGTAAACGTGGCCGAAAAGCTTTCATCTCTCACTTTCTTGGACTTGAGCTATTGCTGCAAAGTAGGCCCAGAGGCGATACAAGCCATAGGCAAACACTGTAAATCCCTCACAGAGTTCTCCAGAAACATGCATCCTTTGGACGTAGCGAGTGTCGTCTCTCACGACGATGAAGCTTATGCGATTGCCAGCACAATGCCGAAGCTGAAGCGGTTAGAAATTGCGTACCACCGAGTCAGCACAGAAGGAGTGCTCAAAATCTTATCCTCTTGCATTTTTCTTGAGTTCTTGGAACTTAGAGGCTGTTGGGACGTGCAACTCGACAACAAGTTCTTCAAAGAGAAATTTCCAGATATGAAGGTGTTGGGTCCACGCGTGATTGGATTCTATGACATGATAAACGATTGGGAGGATTGCTGTTCGGATTATTTCTCAGATGGATCTGATTACTTGGCATGGGAGTTTCTTGAGGATGGTGAAATGGGAGAGTTTTATGATGATGAGTTTGAGCATGGTTGGGACGATAACTTTTATGCGGATAGATTTAATATCGACTTGGAACCGCATATTTGGCCGCCATCTCCATGA
- the LOC103838851 gene encoding LOW QUALITY PROTEIN: uncharacterized protein LOC103838851 (The sequence of the model RefSeq protein was modified relative to this genomic sequence to represent the inferred CDS: substituted 2 bases at 2 genomic stop codons), whose translation MVQCFLLHDVYSQPQQSSRQRRQQILTEGIEEDDLFDFSDNDGDDIPQHNVPQTQENEEIYRVNLSADTLPSHEYTHDSTRLPSRRGEEHTRRGGRSERTGGRGSTSQTSARNSGTNVGSTSRGHRRRQSFKTTIQDTINGYXEFQXQSLQQLCPGAFDKDDYDEFKKAEQIFIALELPKFTKFYWACINALKELVFWRKYFIDIARSNDEDKLQLLEAMTGVSQNNEDVPKQLGSGQLFESPHSGGLSSGSPSSVGNCSRGNNFQNLGAPPTTQQWGTPPNVQHWRTPPNMQHWGTPPNVQYWGTSPNAQPWGVPPNGPSWNTPPNAQQWSTPPYPQQWNIPHNFHHGQQPSNVQQAGSSGTTPTNVHYGFTVGNQGGSPLNTQRNYSEGASIDSSPKVHQSP comes from the coding sequence ATGGTTCAATGTTTTTTGCTACACGATGTTTATTCGCAACCTCAACAGTCGTCACGCCAACGAagacaacaaatattgactgaAGGAATAGAGGAAGATGACTTATTTGATTTTTcagacaatgatggtgatgacATACCTCAACATAATGTTCCTCAAAcccaagaaaatgaagaaatatATCGTGTTAACCTCAGTGCCGATACACTTCCTTCACACGAATATACTCACGATTCAACTCGGCTTCCTTCTCGAAGAGGTGAGGAACATACAAGACGTGGAGGTCGTTCAGAAAGAACTGGAGGACGTGGGAGCACTTCTCAAACGTCTGCTAGAAACTCAGGAACTAATGTTGGAAGTACTTCAAGAGGTCATCGAAGAAGACAATCATTCAAGACTACGATACAAGACACCATTAATGGATATTAAGAATTTCAATGACAAAGTCTACAACAGCTATGCCCAGGTGCTTTTGACAAGGATGATTACGATGAATTCAAAAAAGCAGAACAAATATTTATTGCTTTGGAACTTCCCAAATTCACTAAATTTTACTGGGCTTGCATTAACGCACTTAAAGAACTGGTTTTTTGGCGAAAGTATTTCATTGATATAGCTCGAAGCAATGACGAAGATAAATTGCAACTACTAGAAGCTATGACTGGTGTATCACAAAATAATGAAGATGTGCCAAAACAATTGGGCTCTGGACAGTTATTTGAGAGTCCACATTCTGGAGGTTTATCATCTGGCAGTCCATCTTCAGTGGGTAATTGTTCAAGAGGAAACAATTTTCAAAACTTGGGTGCACCACCGACTACACAACAATGGGGTACACCTCCAAATGTGCAACACTGGAGAACACCACCAAATATGCAACACTGGGGAACACCACCAAATGTTCAATATTGGGGAACATCACCAAACGCTCAACCATGGGGTGTACCTCCAAATGGTCCAAGTTGGAACACACCTCCAAATGCTCAACAATGGAGTACGCCACCATATCCTCAACAATGGAACATTCCACATAATTTTCATCATGGTCAGCAACCATCAAATGTTCAGCAAGCCGGCTCTTCTGGAACAACACCAACAAATGTTCACTACGGATTTACAGTTGGAAATCAAGGTGGAAGTCCACTGAATACTCAACGAAATTATTCGGAAGGTGCAAGTATAGATTCTTCACCAAAGGTCCACCAATCACCATGA